The Bdellovibrio sp. NC01 genome includes the window TGCAGAACTTTATGTCCTGGCTGATACGGCTCCTTTTACGCGTTTAACAGCACAAAAACGTTTTGGTGAGTATGGCTTGGAAGTTCTGCATAAGATGCTAGATATGCGCGTGGTGCACTTACAACAAGACGGCACTTTCGTTTTAGGCAGTCGCAGAGCTTCGTTTGGTGCGGCGACTATCAAAAAAGTCGGCCTGCAACTGACGCAAAGCTATTCTAAGCCAGAAAACACCGATATCAATTATGCCAATCACATGTCGTTGTATTTCGAATCCATCAGCGAAGTCACTTTGCGAAAGTGGATCGATATTGATGAAAAAGCCTTTAAAGAAAAATTAGAACTACTTAAGCAACCAGGCGCTAAAGGCGCGATCCCCGCTTATACATTCTCGAGCACTGACACTTTGAAAGAGCCCGCTAAATGAAATTTTTAATCATCCTTACTTTAACTTTCATCTCGACAATGTCCTTCGCTCTTGGTGGTGGCGGCAGCGCTGGCGGTTCAGGCAATTCCATTTCGCGCGATGAGCTTCTGAAGTTAGATCGCAAATATGACGTCAACGTTCCTGTGATGCAAATGCAAGGTCGTGCTATTGGTGTGACTGGTATCTGTGTCTCGGGCGAATATGCGCGCACGATAGAACCAATTAAAACGGATTCTCCATTGATTCTGTCTAGAAACAATGGCCCAGACAAAGTTCTTCGTGTTGATAGCAAGGAAGAGATTCTGACTCAGCCATTGACGGAAGAAAGTGTTGATTGCCTTGATTATCGCAACGGCTATTGCGTTCGTTATGATCGCAGTCTTAAAACTCTGCCAACATCCTTTGAGATGGATGTGCGTGACTATGCACGGGGCAGACAAAGTTTTGGACGCCTGCTTTATAAGGTGAAATATCAGCTTCCCAACTGCGAGTAGAAATTAGCTAATTCCAAGCGCCCTCTGGCTAGGGGGTGCTTGACCTAGATATGTGACACTTTTGAGCTCTTGTCATAAGTGTACTCAGAGTAAACCTCATACAATCCAATTCCTTTCATCTTATGGTGGTCTTAGCTTTGCTAAATGGCTTTCGGACTACTTAAATTACTGAAAAAGGAATCCCTATGAAACGCCTGGTTGGATTTATTTTAGCTTCTGCATTTGTGACCCCAGCATTTGCCGTCAATACGGAAGTCATTACTCATAAAAACTGCAAATTGGCGACTGAATCTGAAGCGCAAGAAAAATTGGACTCGGTTATCCTAGGTAAGGGTTTTAAAAAAGCTGAATTTACAGTCACAAATGTTCGCGATGGCAAAGAGCACGTTCTTATTGCGAATTCCGACGGTTTAATTTCGAAAAGAAATGACAATGAAACCAATGTCGTTTTGGAAAGCTTGCAACTGCCTGCTTTGCCAGCCCTTCGACTTTATCGCGAGAATGGACAACCGATTTCAGCCTCAAAAGAAGATATCACTAGTCACGCGATCTCAATGAATTTTCAAAACTTTGATATCGGCAATAACGAAAAATTTTATTTTGAACTTGTCGTGCAAATCAACGAGCCGACAAACCTGACTGAGAGTGGTTATTTTATTAAATATGATTTGAAACCCGTTTATGAAAAGGTTGTCTTCAAATCCAAAGTAACGACATTTAAAAAAGCCCTTATCAACATGGTCAATCAGTCGGCAAATAGTGAAGAGAAAAAAGAATTTGCAGCGAGCTTGAAAGATCCAAAACAAATGAAGGATTTGGAAGAGCAGCTTTCTGAAGGTTTCACAAGAACCGGTCTGCTGTATAAATTGGGTGCAGCTGGTCTGCAAGCCGTTTCCGCGAACTTGCCAACTTGTATCGTACAGCCTTAATCCAAAAGATTTAAATTGATCATGAAATTGCGGGCGATTCTAAACGCCCGCGTCTTTGCCTCTTCGGCTTTCATTCCAATAAAATGCTCATCAATCGTTTCAACAAAAAGACGCAGCCATTGCTCAAAGTGTGAAGGCACAAGATTCAACTTCATGTGCGGAGGAAATGGACGGCCACGATAAGTATCTTCGCCTAATAACAAATCACTCCAGAAATTGTAGAGCTTCGGCAAATGCTCTTCCCAATTTACTTTCGCCACATCGTTGAAGATGGGACCAATCAAAGAATCTTTACGAACTTTATCGTAAAAACGGTCGACCAGGATTTGAATGTCTTCGCGAGTTTCGATGGGTTTGCGATTGTCTTTTGCGCTCATGATGCCTCATCATAGCGCACTGTTTGAAAACAAGCTATGCAACTGTCAGGTGGAAATTTATGCTTCTACGAGTTCGATAGAATGACCATCTGGATCAAGAATGATCGATTTCATCCCATCTGGCATCTCAGTTGGATCAAGAATGCACATCGCGCCGTTCACTTTTTGAAGCTGAGCGACACTTTTTTCCAATTCGGTAATACGAAATCCCAATTGCAAACTTGGAATTTGAGACTTTTGCGTGTTTTTGATTGAATACAGAGAGAATTCAACACCATTGTGCGTGGCTCTGTACACTTCGCTGCCCTTATCGACTTTGATGGCTTTAAATTGAAAGCCTATAATTCGATAAAAATCGAGCATGTCCTGTAGATGCATAGTATTTATTGTGATAGAAGTGAAAACCAAGCTCATTCACCTATTATCGGAAGCGAGGCATTATGAAACAAGAAAAAATTTATCTAAAGGACTATAAAGGCCCAGCTTTTTCCGTCGAATCTATCAACCTCGACTTCAACTTGAATGAAGACTTTTGTCGAGTTGTGGCAACAAGCCAGGTGAAACAGCTCACTGCGGGCGCTGAATTGCGTTTAAACGGCGAAGACTTGAAATTGATCTCGATCAAAATCAATGGTCAGGCATTGAGCGCTGATCAATATCAAATCACTCCTGAAGAGTTGATCGTAAAATCTGTTCCTGCAACGTTCACTT containing:
- a CDS encoding group III truncated hemoglobin — translated: MSAKDNRKPIETREDIQILVDRFYDKVRKDSLIGPIFNDVAKVNWEEHLPKLYNFWSDLLLGEDTYRGRPFPPHMKLNLVPSHFEQWLRLFVETIDEHFIGMKAEEAKTRAFRIARNFMINLNLLD
- a CDS encoding VOC family protein; this encodes MSLVFTSITINTMHLQDMLDFYRIIGFQFKAIKVDKGSEVYRATHNGVEFSLYSIKNTQKSQIPSLQLGFRITELEKSVAQLQKVNGAMCILDPTEMPDGMKSIILDPDGHSIELVEA